The genomic region CTGACGTGTGTCCTGCGCTGCCTGCGCGCCCAGCGGCCCGAGGCCCGGCTGGTCGTCTTCAGCCGGAACGCCGAGCACACCCGGGCCCATCACCCGGGCGCCGACGAGGTGGTGGACTGGGAGGGCGTCAGCCGCCATCAGGTCCTGGACGCGCTGGCCTCACTGGATCTGCTGGTCCTGGGCGGCGGCGGGCTCCTCTTCGACGGCGAGGCGCGCCGCTATCTGCGCCTGGTCCGGGCGGCGCAGGAGCGTGGCATCCGCACCTTCGCCTACGCCATCGGCGCCGGCCCGCTGCGCGAGCCCGACGACCGGGAGGCCGTGCGCACGGTGCTGGCGGACATGGACGACGTCGTGGTGCGGGACGAGGAGTCCAAGCTGGTGCTGGAGGAGGTGGGTGTCGAACGCGACGTCGTCGTCACCGCCGACCCGGCACTGCTGCTGGAGCCGGAGCCGTTCACCGACGAGATGATGCGCCACGAGGGCGTGCCCACCGACTCGCGTCTGGTGGGAATGTCGGTGCGGGAGCCGGGCCGGGCGGCCGAGAAGCTGGACGAGGGCGACTACCACGCGCTGCTCGCCGACGTCGCCGACTTCCTCGTCCGCCGGCTGGACGCGCACGTGGTGTTCCTGCCGATGGAGCGGCACGACGTGCGGCACGCGCACGCCGTGCTGTCCCACATGACCGCTCCCGACCAGGGGCGGATCCTGCACGGCTCGTACAGCCCGGGACAGGTCCTCGGCTTCATGCGCCATCTGGACCTGGCGGTCGGCATGCGCCTGCACTTCGTGATCTTCGCG from Streptomyces chartreusis NRRL 3882 harbors:
- a CDS encoding polysaccharide pyruvyl transferase family protein; translated protein: MTTAPSHPQPARPGPRIGVLGSYGGFNIGDESILTCVLRCLRAQRPEARLVVFSRNAEHTRAHHPGADEVVDWEGVSRHQVLDALASLDLLVLGGGGLLFDGEARRYLRLVRAAQERGIRTFAYAIGAGPLREPDDREAVRTVLADMDDVVVRDEESKLVLEEVGVERDVVVTADPALLLEPEPFTDEMMRHEGVPTDSRLVGMSVREPGRAAEKLDEGDYHALLADVADFLVRRLDAHVVFLPMERHDVRHAHAVLSHMTAPDQGRILHGSYSPGQVLGFMRHLDLAVGMRLHFVIFAALSGLPVLPLPYSGKVFDFARRMGAPALVGVAREQAGLLLAEVDRLWDEYPERREELHSRVRELSAQARETCARCGVLLDEVDGGTEPAIGTTALLDTEAEPPPAPTAEPRPLGV